From Haloarcula hispanica ATCC 33960, the proteins below share one genomic window:
- the citZ gene encoding citrate synthase gives MSDDLKKGLEGVIVAESELSVIDGDAGKLVYRGYTIEDLAKGASYEEVLYLLWHGHLPNRDELSEFKQAMVDARGVDDDVISTVRQLAEADENPMAALRTAVSMLSAFDPAPEDAEPTDETVNLETGRRITAKIPTIIAAFTRIRDGKEPVAPRDDLDHAANFLYMLNGEEPDDVLADVFDQALVLHADHGLNASTFSAITTASTLSDVHSAVTSAIGTLKGPLHGGANQDVMEMLKEVDDAESDPLDWVKNALDEGRRVSGFGHRVYNVKDPRAKILGERSKELGEAAGTLKWYEMSTTIEDYLMEEKGLAPNVDFYSASTYYQMGIPIDIYTPIFAMSRVGGWVAHVFEYIEDNRLIRPRARYVGKNPDETEFVPLDER, from the coding sequence ATGTCCGACGACCTCAAGAAGGGACTCGAGGGTGTCATCGTCGCCGAGTCCGAACTCAGCGTTATCGACGGCGACGCTGGCAAACTCGTGTATCGGGGGTACACCATCGAGGACCTTGCGAAGGGTGCCAGCTACGAAGAGGTGCTGTACCTGCTCTGGCACGGCCACCTGCCGAACCGGGACGAACTCTCCGAGTTCAAGCAGGCGATGGTGGACGCGCGCGGCGTGGACGACGACGTCATCTCGACCGTGCGACAACTCGCCGAAGCGGACGAGAACCCGATGGCAGCGCTCCGGACTGCGGTGTCGATGCTCTCGGCGTTCGACCCTGCGCCCGAGGACGCCGAACCGACCGACGAGACGGTCAATCTTGAAACTGGACGGCGAATCACGGCCAAGATCCCGACCATCATCGCGGCGTTCACCCGTATCCGCGACGGCAAGGAACCCGTCGCACCTCGCGACGACCTCGACCACGCCGCGAACTTCCTGTACATGCTCAACGGCGAGGAGCCCGACGACGTGCTCGCCGACGTGTTCGACCAGGCGCTCGTCCTCCACGCCGACCACGGCCTCAACGCCTCGACGTTCTCGGCTATCACGACGGCGTCGACGCTGTCGGACGTTCACAGCGCGGTCACTTCCGCCATCGGGACCCTGAAGGGGCCGCTCCACGGTGGGGCCAATCAGGACGTTATGGAGATGCTAAAGGAGGTCGACGACGCCGAATCCGACCCGCTGGACTGGGTCAAGAACGCCCTCGACGAGGGCCGCCGCGTCTCCGGCTTCGGCCACCGCGTCTACAACGTCAAGGACCCGCGCGCGAAGATTCTCGGCGAGCGCTCGAAGGAACTCGGCGAGGCCGCCGGGACGCTCAAGTGGTACGAGATGTCCACCACTATCGAGGACTACCTCATGGAAGAGAAGGGGCTGGCCCCGAACGTCGACTTCTACTCGGCGTCGACGTACTACCAGATGGGCATCCCCATCGACATCTACACCCCCATCTTCGCGATGTCCCGCGTCGGCGGCTGGGTCGCCCACGTCTTCGAGTACATCGAGGATAACCGTCTGATCCGACCGCGTGCCCGCTACGTCGGCAAGAACCCCGACGAGACGGAGTTCGTGCCGCTGGACGAGCGGTAA
- a CDS encoding potassium channel family protein has product MDPTGTVEYEPVSVKQVLAEMKDTAELLIDLSYSAVLLGSDDVAAEVLELEEKMDVLQLRARMSLLMACRSTADAESLAPVLGMVGAAEKISDAAGDIAKIVLEDIGLPDTMRAALPEAVETLVRATIGSDSRLANETLGSLNLETETGVRALAIRRQGNWLLNPDRETRLEADDVVLFRGPEAGIAEVYQDATGDVYEPPEPPEGGVRDLERAVDSIVLMKDMGELAVDLAYGAVLFDSTEVAEEVVELEAEVDALQSRFEAWTLRAAADIDDPVSLRGLVHLARSTEVISDAALEMSEGVLRGLSTHPVVAEAVQESDEVIVRTAVYPDSDLAGTTIGDAAVKTATGMRIIAIRRGAGESERTGREGGDWVVSPGPETQIQTGDVLIAKGTRTGGGRLTELAEGK; this is encoded by the coding sequence ATGGACCCGACAGGGACGGTCGAGTACGAACCGGTCAGCGTCAAGCAGGTGCTGGCCGAGATGAAAGACACCGCCGAGTTGCTCATCGACCTCTCGTACTCGGCTGTCCTGCTGGGTAGCGACGACGTGGCCGCGGAGGTGCTGGAGTTAGAGGAAAAGATGGACGTGCTCCAGTTGCGCGCACGCATGAGCCTCCTGATGGCCTGCCGGTCGACGGCGGACGCGGAGTCGCTGGCCCCCGTCCTGGGGATGGTCGGGGCCGCCGAGAAGATCAGCGACGCGGCCGGCGACATCGCCAAAATAGTGCTAGAGGATATCGGCCTGCCAGACACGATGCGGGCGGCCCTGCCCGAAGCCGTCGAGACGCTCGTGCGGGCGACAATCGGTTCGGACTCTCGGCTAGCCAATGAGACGCTGGGGAGCCTGAACCTCGAAACCGAGACCGGCGTCCGCGCGCTGGCGATCCGCCGGCAGGGGAACTGGCTGCTCAACCCCGACCGGGAGACGCGCCTCGAAGCGGACGACGTGGTGCTGTTCCGGGGGCCAGAGGCCGGCATCGCCGAGGTGTATCAGGACGCGACCGGCGACGTGTACGAGCCGCCGGAACCGCCGGAGGGAGGCGTCCGGGACCTCGAACGCGCCGTCGACTCCATCGTCCTGATGAAAGACATGGGCGAGCTGGCCGTCGATCTGGCCTACGGCGCGGTGCTGTTCGACAGTACGGAAGTCGCCGAGGAAGTCGTCGAACTCGAAGCCGAGGTCGACGCGCTGCAGTCCCGGTTCGAGGCCTGGACGCTCCGGGCCGCCGCCGACATCGACGACCCCGTGTCGCTGCGAGGCCTCGTCCACCTGGCCCGTTCGACGGAGGTTATCTCCGACGCCGCGCTGGAGATGAGCGAGGGGGTTCTGCGGGGACTGTCGACCCATCCGGTCGTCGCCGAGGCCGTGCAGGAGTCCGACGAGGTCATCGTCCGGACGGCGGTGTACCCCGACAGCGACCTCGCTGGGACGACCATCGGCGACGCGGCGGTCAAGACGGCGACGGGTATGCGGATCATCGCGATACGTCGCGGGGCCGGGGAGAGTGAACGGACCGGGCGCGAGGGCGGCGACTGGGTCGTTTCGCCGGGCCCGGAAACGCAGATTCAGACGGGCGACGTGCTCATCGCGAAGGGGACTCGAACCGGCGGCGGTCGGCTTACAGAACTGGCCGAGGGAAAATAG